The following DNA comes from Miscanthus floridulus cultivar M001 chromosome 5, ASM1932011v1, whole genome shotgun sequence.
GCAATGCAGCGCACCGGCCCCGGCCGGCACTGATGAGTGGCGACGACAACTCAGACCGGATTGCGTCAGTCGGAAGGGAAGCTGCCAATGATTTGCGAGCCTTTCTCTCTGGGCGGTACGTGTGGAGGAAGCCTCATCAGAGGAATAATGCGGCGAGCAGGACAACCAACCCCATCCGATACGTTATCTGCAAGCGATTGCAAGCCACCAGGGACAACAGAACACAGAGATGATTGTGTTTGCTCTTGCTGCTGGGTTTTGACATTCCCCgtttcagtttcagtttcagtttcagGCTGCCGCCGCCAAAGGTTAACTACTGGTTAACTGGTATCAGGCCAACTTGGAAAAACGCGGCTAAATGTTTGGTTCGTCCGTTGGGTCAAAAGCTCAGGAATGCCCGCGCTTTCGACGATGCGATCAACCTCACCTTTAGGTGTTTCCACATCTCGAAAGGTTTGTGCACAGAGAAGAAAAGGTCACCTTTTCAAGATCATTGCTGGGGGGGAATAAGAGAAAAGATAAGAGCTTTTGGAGCAGCCACACTGTCGTGCCAAATTTCCGAATCTAGGCCTACCCTATGGTTGAATTGAAATGCATATTTTCGTATACAAGATTACAAGGTATCAGTATCACTGACTAACAGTAGGAATATGATTGTCGGAGTATTACAATTGCTTGCAGAAGCAGTAATAGTATCACTCTCTCTGTCAAAAAGGTTGCGCTCACCGCCGATCTGGACGAGGAGGAGAACATGGACGTGTAGTACGGGTTGAGCGACCCGCCCGGACTCGAACCGCCGCCGGAGCCGGCGTTGAGCGTGTACACCGGCGAGCCGTTGGGGTAGAACAGCCCGTAGTTACGCTCCGACGTGGGCCCTGGCTTCATGTCCTCGTTGAAGAGCGCGAACACGTACACGTCGACGGGCACGTTGGGCTTGAGCGGCGTCCCCTGGTTCATGGCGATCCTCTGCATCAGGTTGCCGTTGTACGCCGCCGCGTTCTGCACCGTGGCGCCGGTCTCGTCCTCGTCGCCCTTGGACGGCCACCCGGTCTCCGAGATCCTCACGCCCACGTCCGTGTGCCCCATGGCCTTCATGGCGGCGTACACGGCGTCGATCTGGGCGTAGAGCATGTTGTCGTAGTTGAGGCCGGTGTTGGGGTCCCGGACGCCCGGGTTGGGCTCGAACAGCACGTACGGCAGCGACACGCTGCCCGGGCTCGCCTTGTACGCGAAGAACGGGTACGCGTTGATGAGGAACGGCGACCCCGTCTGGCCGTGGAAGTCGAGGATGGGCTGGATGTACTCGGCGAGGTCCTCCCGGAACGCGCCCGACGACGGCGGGAAGCTGGTGGCGAGCACGTTCACGGAGTGCGCCGACGACACCGTGACCTGGCTGCCGAGGCCCAGCGCGCCGAGCGCGGCGTACACGGCCTTCATGGCGGGGAGGAGGCTGGCCATCATGGCCGTGTCGGTGCTGGAGAAGACCTCGTTGCCGACGGTGATGCAGGTGATGCGCGTGGCCGGGATGTAGGGCTGCACGTTCGTCGCCACCCACTGGCGCGCCGCGGCGGGGCTGGCCGCCATCGTCTGCAAGTTCTCGTTGCCCACGGCGATGATGAACTCCACGCCGGTGTTGGCGAACGCCGTCAGCACCCGGGGGTCCGCGTCGTAGAGCTTCACCTTGTTCACGTTCATCGACTGGAGGAGACCCGCCACCTGCGTCGGCTCCGGCAGGTTGTTCGCGATCTGCCCATAGTTGATCCCGAACTTCTGCTGCGCCGACACTGCCAGATTAACACGCGCGGGGACGCTCATTATTAGCACTGGGTAATGGCGCACTTAAAGTGCTGACGCTATTTTGtagtagtatttttctctcaacgGAATTGAATTTCCTTTTCAGACAGACCCATGAAATGCTTTAGGTGCAAAGTCGCTTTCGTGATTAAACAGCATAAAAAAATTGTTCGGTGGCAAGAGAAGAGAGCACCTATACACCTACAATCAATAATGTATACGGAAGCAGACGGAATGATCATTCATAGTAGGGGCAGAGCGAGAAATCATCTATGAGTGAGAGAGGCAAAATGCTATGATTTAAACAACTAGAGATGTAAAACCAGAATTTTCAGCAAACTGCACGGTAGAATTATCATGATTCAGAGAACATGGGTCACTTAGAAGTGTACGGTTTCAGAAAGAAATCGTGTAATGGACCAGCTGCAGCTGCTGGTGGAAGTGGAACTGTGGATGCTCGTCAGAGCTGAGTTAGCAACCGGGCTCGCTCAATTCTGGTCCGCTTTGCTGGCTTTGCCGGATCTCATCCACAGGTCTCCATGTTCTTGGTTCGCAACTGCTTCCAGTGTTGCCCTGTATCCTTGTCCATACGGAGAAAGAACCGGCGACGAAAAAGAGCTCTGTATCCTTTTCCATACGGAGAAGAAACTGGAACGTAGCATCGTGCCAGAACCCAAAAGAACCGATATAGCAACTCACGTCACACGAGGACAGACGGACGCGACACTGATGCGAGCCATGGCGGGAAGAGGCAGAGCACGAGCAAGAAGACGGAGAATCCATAGCGATACAATAGAAGCAAGCAGGGAGCGACCAAAGCCGGCGACTGAATTACCTGAGACGAGCGCGACCGCGAGCTCGAGAGCCAGGGAGAGCAGAAGCGAGGAGGCGCGGACGCGGAGCCCCATTTCCGCCCAggctcccctcctcctccttcccttGTCTGTTGTGTTGCTCGCCGATACAGAGATGGTAGTTGCGTTCGATAGAGCCTCCTCCCCTCGGTACCAGTGGCCGTGACGCCCCCCTCGGTTTTATACCCTACTCGGCTACTCCATCCCAGCGACGGCGCCATGCCCGTTAGCAAATTTTCAGAAAATAAATGCGTTGCGTTTACATGCAGGGATCGGGAAGAGGAAAaaaatctctctctccctccctcgtctgttCATCTCAGGTCGGCCGGCCCGGGGGCGTCGGCGTCACAACTCACAACACCCTCTCACCGGCACGTGCGCGCGTCGGTCGCGGCAGCTCCCTTTACGCTTCCTGCGCCTGCCCACCACCTCTGATTCTGGCTTCTGCCCTGCTTCCGTTCGCCGCCGAGAGCGTGTGTGATTTCGCCCGCCTGCTGCACACTCAGAATTGGCCGTTCCGTGCTTCCACTAGTCACAGTCGCCGCGTACGTGTTCGGTGTCCACCAAGGCTGGTCACGCCTCTCGATAATATGTTTCCTGTGCAGCTTCGTGTGAGTCTGAGTGAGATTTGGCGACGACGGTTTGAGAAACTCTGCTGTCCAAGACCATCTAGTGTCCAAGACTCTTTTAACCAGAGATGTCCCGTCCATccatgatcgtaaattttcaatcggaatagtatttttccctcgcacaaaccagccagcagtacttcttcacaaaccagcaacgatacgaaccagccaaccgaacaggctgccagTGTCCAAGACCACTCAGACCTTCTGCCCAACTAGCGAgtacaccatgttcgcttgtgcttgtttggcttataaactgtattttttcagccaacgaacattatttttctctcacactaaatcagtcaacaatactttcaaccgtggcttatcagccaaacaagcccaaacgaacaggacgataGAAATAAGAGATGACACCAGGTCAAGTCGACGGCGCAGCTAGAGGTCACCCTGAGACAGCAAACCACTACCGCGCAAAACACCAACAGTCTTATCCTAACATGACTCCTCTTAAAAGGTTTGCCACATCCAATGAtggtggtttgttgtgagagaaaaacactgttggttggttggtttctaagctggtttgagctggctggtgctagtttgttgtgagagaaaaacattattggcTGATTGAATAAGTCTGGCTAAAACCAATCAACGAATGGGATAGATGGCGTCGTCGCATGACCAAATGAATTGGTGCTAGGTTTTCACCC
Coding sequences within:
- the LOC136453605 gene encoding glucan endo-1,3-beta-glucosidase 14-like; protein product: MGLRVRASSLLLSLALELAVALVSVSAQQKFGINYGQIANNLPEPTQVAGLLQSMNVNKVKLYDADPRVLTAFANTGVEFIIAVGNENLQTMAASPAAARQWVATNVQPYIPATRITCITVGNEVFSSTDTAMMASLLPAMKAVYAALGALGLGSQVTVSSAHSVNVLATSFPPSSGAFREDLAEYIQPILDFHGQTGSPFLINAYPFFAYKASPGSVSLPYVLFEPNPGVRDPNTGLNYDNMLYAQIDAVYAAMKAMGHTDVGVRISETGWPSKGDEDETGATVQNAAAYNGNLMQRIAMNQGTPLKPNVPVDVYVFALFNEDMKPGPTSERNYGLFYPNGSPVYTLNAGSGGGSSPGGSLNPYYTSMFSSSSRSAVSATFLTERVILLLLLQAIVILRQSYSYC